In a single window of the Luteolibacter yonseiensis genome:
- a CDS encoding Gfo/Idh/MocA family protein, translated as MYTRRHFLQTTFGASAGLIAVPGIFSGSLFAQDSPNKRIQVAQIGCGRMGLADMESILSEKLARVVAVCDLDPKRAAEGKRRIEGKYKKDGESSVSVKVYSDYRELLADPTIDAVVVSLPDHWHGLAASAAAIAGKHIYCQKPLTYNIQESIALRTAVRAKKVILQTGSQQRSENPFTAFRAAIESVWNGRVGKLKSIQIGVGLDKASGRKPQAMPIPAGFDFDTWLGSAPQQDYMEGRVHPQDSFGGRPGWITTEDFGLGMITNWGAHHLDIAHLVMGQQLGGPSTVEAKAGFMKDDQWTVHDTYHIEMLYPDDVKVVLDNKFENGLKIEGEEGWIFCTRGAVKVTASDGNGSKDDGKSALRASDPKLISPLGADAKRLAPSSNQYRNWLEAIVANKDPIAPVDEAARSVQACCAGWISMKLGRKVTWDVKTESFGNDAEANAFCSRKARKAEFDIAALLKSGGI; from the coding sequence ATGTATACCCGTCGTCATTTTCTTCAAACCACGTTCGGCGCAAGTGCCGGGCTGATCGCCGTCCCCGGCATTTTTTCCGGCTCTCTCTTCGCGCAGGATTCTCCGAACAAGCGGATCCAGGTCGCGCAGATCGGCTGTGGCCGCATGGGGCTGGCGGACATGGAATCGATCCTGTCTGAGAAGCTCGCCCGCGTCGTCGCGGTTTGTGATCTTGATCCGAAACGCGCCGCCGAGGGCAAGCGCCGCATCGAGGGAAAATACAAGAAGGACGGCGAGTCCTCCGTTTCGGTGAAGGTTTATTCCGACTACCGCGAGTTGTTGGCGGATCCCACCATCGACGCCGTGGTCGTCAGCCTGCCGGACCACTGGCATGGCCTGGCCGCTTCCGCCGCGGCCATCGCAGGAAAACACATCTATTGCCAGAAGCCGCTCACCTATAACATCCAGGAGTCCATCGCCCTCCGCACCGCCGTCCGGGCGAAGAAAGTGATCCTCCAGACGGGTTCCCAGCAACGTTCGGAGAATCCCTTCACCGCGTTCCGCGCCGCCATTGAATCGGTCTGGAACGGCCGTGTCGGCAAGCTGAAGTCCATCCAGATCGGCGTGGGGCTGGACAAGGCGAGCGGCAGGAAACCGCAGGCCATGCCGATCCCTGCGGGATTCGATTTCGATACCTGGCTGGGCTCCGCGCCGCAGCAGGATTACATGGAAGGCCGCGTTCATCCGCAGGACAGCTTCGGCGGTCGTCCCGGCTGGATCACCACCGAGGATTTCGGCCTCGGCATGATCACGAACTGGGGGGCACACCACCTCGACATCGCCCACCTCGTCATGGGCCAGCAGCTCGGCGGCCCGAGCACGGTCGAAGCCAAGGCGGGATTCATGAAGGATGACCAATGGACCGTGCACGACACCTACCACATCGAGATGCTCTATCCGGACGACGTGAAGGTGGTGTTGGATAACAAATTTGAAAACGGTCTTAAAATCGAAGGCGAGGAAGGCTGGATCTTCTGCACCCGTGGCGCGGTGAAAGTCACCGCCAGCGATGGGAACGGTTCCAAGGATGATGGAAAAAGCGCCCTGCGTGCCAGCGATCCGAAACTCATCAGTCCGCTCGGTGCCGATGCCAAACGTCTCGCGCCCAGCAGCAATCAATACCGGAACTGGCTGGAGGCGATTGTCGCGAACAAGGATCCGATCGCCCCGGTGGATGAAGCGGCCCGCAGCGTGCAGGCGTGTTGCGCCGGCTGGATCAGCATGAAACTCGGTCGCAAGGTGACATGGGATGTGAAGACCGAGTCCTTCGGCAACGATGCGGAAGCCAACGCGTTTTGCAGCCGCAAGGCCCGCAAGGCCGAATTCGACATCGCCGCTCTTCTGAAATCGGGTGGGATCTGA
- a CDS encoding autotransporter-associated beta strand repeat-containing protein produces the protein MNRLLLKSTIACVTALFFTNPASAQRQMERLGRGIVAVRTNSTQVYIGWRLLGNDPPDVAFNLYRSANGATAVKINATPLTATSDYLDTPPNLAGTGYSYSVKPVLSGVETQDIWAHPSSTPFTLPVAPPTRQYIPVPIRPTPDDTPTASYRVKFCWVGDLDGDGEYDFVVDRTNPNVEARQWLQAYKRDGTLLWQMNMGPNSVYHYNIEPGSSAIGIGHGDNVTVYDMDGDGKSEVIVRTSNGVVFGNGAVVSGGASDNAQFLSIVNGMTGAEMARAPVPNPRLADGPMNGHMGIAYLDGLRPSVILAAKNRDSNNDFHGVITAWDWRGGALGQRWSWMDSGALHAPEGHQIRIADVDNDGKDEFVDIGYVLDDNGTQLFNIGEIVHGDRFHLTDIDPDRPGLENFVIQQNNGTGLATALFDPGNGRMIRKWYAGGVVDVGRGVVADMDPSWKGCEFFSTQPGIYNSKGVQIYPSQPFPPEAIWWDADLSREFIATVGSTAESPAISKFNPANPGGFSRLYTIYNETPPGVYQAYGGRPAFWGDILGDWREELLCVANDNSELRIYTPKTGSVTRIYTLMHNPQYRMQATTKGYVQANYVDYYLGTGMTPPPPAPMADAKLTWRGGPGNTVWDTTTPGWLNGSSNSTFTNGDSVRFDIGANNTTTIALSGTLQPSSLTFSSPKSHVFDGSGGSLSGTMPLVKNGAGGMTLTGNHNYTGRTTVWDGALILNGNLQQSPVTVWGGIWGGAPAAGLTGGRIGGTGTFSQPVTLGYRGAITPGDGMGSAGTLNFTNGLTAQDGSYFAFDLAAGPAGTSDRIAITGNLSLAGKVGIVIKALEGTLSPGTYTLATYSGTLTGNVSNFAVTVPPGTPHTLTAGSGQVNLIIPVTRPPASVVWRGSGGAWDLAGSANWLAEGEPDVFVSGDHVTFNGSGSASPIATLTGALPVGSLTVNSASDYTLTGSGSISGSGGLTKSGTGTLTISTVNDYTGPTLLNGGVLAIDSLGDAGTPGSIGAATAAAGNFVINGGTLRLTGSQTNTNRSLTLAASGGGFDIATNGSSMQISGAIGGSGGLVKTGPGTLILAKANTYTGGTTINQGTIYLAGSSPNSSGLGSGSVTLNNGTLTMANVQASETAAWNVVVPTGATGRLNADGRCSLTGSLTGGGVFNFYTPYVRTDLKGNWSAFSGRINLIGGADGGEMRVTNTFGFAGSSINVGENGFVYYNISSSSPTLDIGELTGSATSGIGGGPTAGRTVTWRIGGKNTDAAFAGAIVNSTGTTAVTKIGSGIWTLSGASTHTGATLVSTGTLRVDGSTTGSNLTVSANAALGGTGIITGNVVFQNGAVLEHGTPGATPPSIKGNLTLGTTLIVRPIPGTAPVAGTHTLLTYTGTLAGTPALSWQAPADTNLVATFDISTPGTIIMTLAKKTGTANLAWTGATSSNWDTTSANWTNAGSNLAFSNGSIVSFTDAGNATNPVNIPLDVEPDEIIVNATKDYTFSGNGKIIGETALGKSGAGVLNIATANTYSGGTMISGGTLSIGNAAALGSGPVTLAGGTWATGALTPGNPIIVTANSTITGGSGSGAQGIKAVSGSHTLTLTATNVFDIEGSLTDFSGTISLNGSGSFRLFGSAGSPNAAFDLGTRGLGSRSGSAFALGSLTGAAGSTLGGAGGYNSAVTYAIGGNNTSTTFSGSINNGNTAGNAGNITHLLKTGGGSLTLAGTNNYTGNTTINTGRLLVTGSLANTAVTVAATATLGGSGSIAGAVTCHGTLSPGAPIGTLTLANGLTLSPTSVLHYELGSSPDKVAVTGNLTLAGTLNVTPTAGFTAGNHILITYTGTLTDDDGLQIGTLPAGYEATISTTTPGEVRLIVTQDRTPFEEWQLANFGSTSDPNAGPAADPDGDGTLNETEFRLGLDPKSGASSFKATGAITPSGFTLTWPSAAGLVFEVRRGADPAGPWELLETLAPITDGPGHFTDSEPPPTGAFYRIILLP, from the coding sequence ATGAACCGCCTGCTTCTCAAATCCACCATCGCCTGCGTCACGGCGTTGTTTTTCACCAACCCCGCCTCAGCCCAAAGGCAGATGGAACGCCTGGGCCGCGGCATCGTAGCCGTCAGGACGAACAGCACGCAGGTTTACATCGGCTGGAGGCTGCTCGGAAATGATCCTCCGGATGTCGCGTTCAACCTCTACCGTTCGGCCAATGGCGCGACTGCGGTGAAAATCAACGCCACGCCGCTCACCGCCACCAGCGACTATCTCGACACCCCGCCGAACCTGGCTGGCACGGGTTATTCCTATTCCGTAAAACCCGTTCTGTCAGGAGTGGAGACGCAGGACATATGGGCACATCCCTCCAGCACACCATTCACGCTTCCGGTAGCCCCTCCCACCCGCCAATACATCCCCGTCCCCATCCGACCGACTCCGGACGACACACCGACCGCGTCCTACCGGGTGAAATTCTGCTGGGTCGGCGACCTCGATGGTGATGGCGAATATGATTTCGTGGTGGACCGCACGAATCCGAATGTGGAGGCACGCCAGTGGCTGCAGGCCTACAAGCGCGACGGCACCCTGCTCTGGCAGATGAACATGGGGCCGAACAGTGTCTATCACTACAACATCGAACCGGGTTCGTCCGCCATCGGCATCGGACATGGAGACAACGTCACGGTGTATGACATGGACGGTGATGGAAAATCAGAAGTCATCGTCCGCACTTCGAACGGCGTGGTCTTCGGAAACGGAGCCGTCGTCAGCGGCGGTGCCAGTGACAACGCCCAGTTCCTGTCCATCGTCAATGGCATGACAGGCGCGGAGATGGCCCGCGCCCCCGTGCCGAATCCACGTCTCGCGGACGGCCCGATGAACGGTCACATGGGCATCGCCTATCTGGACGGGCTGCGTCCTTCGGTCATTCTCGCCGCGAAAAACCGTGATTCGAACAATGACTTCCACGGCGTCATCACCGCGTGGGATTGGCGCGGTGGCGCGCTCGGCCAGCGTTGGTCATGGATGGACTCCGGCGCCCTCCATGCCCCGGAGGGACATCAGATCCGCATCGCCGACGTGGACAACGACGGCAAGGACGAGTTCGTCGACATCGGCTACGTGCTTGATGACAACGGCACCCAGTTGTTCAACATCGGCGAAATCGTCCACGGCGACCGCTTCCATCTGACGGACATCGACCCTGACCGGCCCGGCTTGGAAAACTTCGTCATCCAGCAGAACAACGGCACCGGACTGGCCACCGCGCTCTTCGATCCCGGCAATGGCAGAATGATCAGGAAATGGTATGCGGGCGGAGTCGTCGATGTCGGACGTGGCGTGGTCGCGGACATGGATCCGTCATGGAAAGGGTGTGAATTTTTCTCCACCCAGCCGGGCATTTACAACTCGAAGGGTGTCCAGATCTATCCGAGCCAGCCGTTCCCGCCGGAAGCCATCTGGTGGGACGCCGACCTCAGCCGCGAGTTCATCGCCACCGTCGGCAGCACGGCGGAGAGTCCGGCCATCAGCAAATTCAATCCGGCGAATCCCGGAGGCTTCTCCCGCCTCTACACCATCTACAACGAAACCCCTCCCGGCGTCTATCAGGCCTACGGCGGCCGCCCCGCCTTCTGGGGCGACATCCTCGGCGACTGGCGCGAGGAGCTGCTGTGCGTCGCGAACGACAATTCGGAACTGCGGATCTACACGCCGAAGACCGGTTCCGTCACCCGCATCTACACGTTGATGCACAATCCCCAGTACCGCATGCAGGCCACCACCAAGGGTTACGTGCAGGCGAACTACGTGGATTACTACCTCGGCACCGGCATGACACCTCCACCACCCGCCCCGATGGCGGATGCGAAACTCACCTGGCGCGGTGGCCCGGGTAACACCGTTTGGGACACCACCACACCGGGCTGGCTGAATGGCAGCTCCAACAGCACGTTCACCAATGGCGACAGCGTGCGTTTCGACATCGGAGCGAACAACACCACGACCATAGCTCTGAGCGGCACGCTCCAGCCGTCTTCCCTCACCTTTTCCTCGCCCAAGTCCCACGTCTTTGACGGCAGCGGAGGAAGCCTGTCGGGCACGATGCCGCTCGTGAAAAACGGAGCCGGAGGCATGACCCTCACGGGAAACCACAACTACACCGGCAGAACAACCGTCTGGGATGGCGCGCTGATCCTGAATGGAAATCTGCAACAAAGTCCCGTCACCGTCTGGGGTGGCATTTGGGGTGGAGCCCCCGCCGCGGGTCTGACGGGCGGCAGGATCGGCGGCACCGGCACCTTCTCCCAACCCGTCACACTCGGCTACCGTGGAGCGATCACTCCGGGTGACGGCATGGGAAGTGCGGGCACGTTGAATTTTACCAACGGCCTTACCGCCCAGGACGGTTCCTATTTCGCCTTCGATCTCGCGGCCGGCCCCGCCGGAACAAGCGACCGCATCGCCATCACGGGCAACCTGAGCTTGGCCGGGAAGGTGGGAATCGTCATCAAGGCTCTCGAAGGCACTCTCTCCCCCGGCACCTACACTCTTGCGACCTATTCCGGCACGCTCACTGGCAATGTCTCGAACTTCGCCGTCACCGTCCCGCCCGGCACACCCCATACCCTGACGGCGGGATCAGGTCAGGTGAATCTCATCATCCCCGTGACCCGGCCACCCGCCAGCGTCGTCTGGCGTGGCAGCGGCGGGGCCTGGGATCTCGCGGGTTCCGCGAATTGGCTCGCTGAGGGAGAACCCGATGTCTTCGTATCCGGCGACCACGTCACCTTCAACGGCAGCGGTTCCGCCTCCCCCATCGCCACTCTCACCGGAGCCCTGCCCGTCGGCAGTCTGACGGTGAACTCCGCGTCCGACTACACGCTCACCGGCAGCGGCTCCATCAGCGGGAGCGGCGGTCTCACCAAGTCGGGAACCGGAACACTCACCATTTCCACCGTCAACGACTACACCGGACCCACCCTGCTCAATGGCGGCGTGCTCGCCATCGATTCCTTGGGCGATGCGGGCACGCCCGGTTCCATCGGTGCCGCCACCGCCGCCGCGGGCAATTTCGTCATCAATGGTGGCACGCTGCGGCTCACCGGATCGCAGACGAACACAAACCGCAGCCTTACCCTCGCGGCGTCCGGCGGCGGCTTCGACATCGCGACGAACGGCAGCTCCATGCAGATCAGCGGAGCCATCGGAGGCAGCGGCGGCCTCGTGAAAACCGGTCCCGGCACCCTCATCCTTGCCAAGGCGAACACTTATACCGGCGGCACCACCATCAACCAGGGCACCATCTATCTGGCAGGCTCCAGCCCCAACAGTTCCGGATTGGGCAGCGGCTCCGTCACCCTGAACAACGGCACGCTCACCATGGCGAACGTGCAGGCCAGCGAAACCGCCGCCTGGAATGTCGTCGTCCCGACGGGGGCGACAGGCCGCTTGAACGCTGACGGGCGCTGCTCGCTCACCGGCTCCCTGACGGGCGGCGGCGTCTTCAATTTCTACACCCCGTATGTCCGCACCGATCTCAAGGGCAACTGGTCAGCCTTCTCCGGCCGGATCAATCTCATCGGCGGGGCGGATGGCGGGGAAATGCGTGTGACCAATACTTTCGGATTCGCAGGATCGTCGATCAATGTCGGTGAGAACGGATTCGTTTACTACAACATTTCCAGCAGCAGCCCCACCCTCGATATCGGCGAACTGACCGGCTCCGCCACCTCCGGCATCGGTGGTGGTCCCACCGCGGGACGCACGGTCACCTGGCGCATCGGCGGAAAAAACACCGACGCCGCTTTTGCCGGAGCCATCGTGAACAGCACCGGCACGACCGCCGTCACCAAGATCGGCAGCGGCATCTGGACACTGTCGGGAGCATCCACCCATACCGGCGCGACACTCGTCAGCACGGGCACTCTCCGGGTCGACGGCAGCACCACCGGCAGCAATCTGACGGTGTCCGCCAACGCGGCCCTCGGCGGCACCGGCATCATCACCGGAAATGTAGTCTTCCAAAATGGAGCGGTTCTCGAACACGGGACACCCGGAGCGACACCACCTTCCATCAAGGGAAACCTGACGCTCGGCACCACCCTGATCGTCCGCCCGATTCCTGGCACCGCTCCTGTCGCGGGAACCCACACCTTGCTGACCTATACCGGCACGCTTGCCGGGACGCCCGCGTTGTCGTGGCAGGCTCCCGCCGACACGAATCTTGTCGCCACATTCGACATTTCCACGCCCGGCACCATCATCATGACGCTTGCCAAGAAGACCGGCACCGCCAACCTCGCGTGGACCGGCGCCACCAGTTCAAACTGGGACACCACCTCCGCCAATTGGACCAACGCCGGCAGCAACCTCGCCTTCTCGAACGGCTCCATCGTTTCCTTCACCGATGCCGGAAATGCGACGAATCCCGTCAACATCCCGCTCGATGTCGAACCGGACGAGATCATCGTCAACGCGACGAAGGACTACACCTTTTCCGGAAACGGCAAAATCATTGGAGAAACCGCGCTCGGCAAAAGCGGAGCAGGTGTTCTGAACATCGCCACAGCCAACACCTACTCGGGAGGAACCATGATTTCCGGAGGAACGCTTTCCATCGGCAACGCCGCGGCCCTTGGCAGCGGTCCGGTCACTCTCGCCGGAGGAACATGGGCCACTGGCGCGCTCACACCGGGCAACCCCATCATCGTTACCGCGAACTCCACCATCACCGGTGGCAGTGGCAGCGGTGCCCAGGGAATCAAGGCCGTCAGCGGCAGCCACACGCTCACGCTGACGGCCACGAATGTTTTCGACATCGAAGGCAGCCTGACGGATTTTTCCGGGACGATTTCCCTCAACGGCAGCGGCTCGTTCCGGTTGTTCGGCAGCGCCGGCAGCCCGAACGCGGCGTTCGATCTCGGAACACGGGGACTCGGAAGCAGGTCGGGCAGCGCTTTCGCACTTGGCTCGCTCACCGGTGCGGCGGGTTCCACACTTGGCGGAGCGGGTGGATACAACTCCGCGGTGACCTATGCCATCGGTGGAAACAACACCTCCACCACCTTCTCCGGAAGCATCAACAATGGCAACACCGCCGGCAACGCGGGAAACATCACCCATTTGCTCAAGACCGGCGGCGGATCCCTCACCCTGGCGGGAACCAACAATTATACCGGCAACACCACCATCAACACCGGCAGGCTCCTCGTCACCGGATCGCTCGCCAACACCGCGGTGACCGTCGCCGCCACGGCCACCCTCGGTGGCAGCGGCAGCATCGCCGGAGCGGTCACCTGTCATGGCACGCTGTCACCTGGTGCTCCCATCGGAACCCTGACGCTTGCGAACGGACTCACCCTGTCCCCCACGAGCGTGCTCCACTATGAACTTGGCAGCAGCCCGGACAAGGTGGCGGTCACCGGAAACCTGACACTCGCAGGGACCCTCAACGTCACTCCCACCGCCGGCTTCACCGCCGGAAACCACATCCTCATCACCTACACCGGCACCTTGACCGATGACGACGGACTACAAATCGGCACGCTCCCGGCAGGCTACGAGGCCACCATCAGCACGACCACGCCTGGCGAAGTAAGACTCATCGTCACGCAGGACCGTACACCTTTCGAGGAATGGCAGCTTGCGAATTTTGGCAGCACCTCCGATCCGAACGCCGGCCCGGCCGCCGATCCGGATGGAGACGGCACCCTCAACGAAACCGAGTTCCGTCTCGGGCTCGATCCGAAAAGCGGCGCGTCATCCTTCAAGGCCACCGGTGCCATCACACCTTCGGGTTTCACGCTGACCTGGCCCTCCGCCGCCGGACTGGTCTTCGAAGTCCGGCGCGGCGCCGATCCCGCCGGGCCATGGGAACTGCTGGAAACCCTCGCACCGATCACGGACGGCCCCGGACATTTCACGGATAGCGAACCACCGCCGACCGGAGCGTTTTACCGGATCATCCTGCTGCCGTGA